A stretch of Aphelocoma coerulescens isolate FSJ_1873_10779 chromosome 1A, UR_Acoe_1.0, whole genome shotgun sequence DNA encodes these proteins:
- the BBS10 gene encoding Bardet-Biedl syndrome 10 protein, translating to MAAAGLEPLCQEAAALAGAVRGALGPRGGRALLLRPSGEAVPTRDGRRLLEALSLEPPAARVMAARACSHRAATGDGAKSFVVLLAAVLGGLRAAGGGAGLRRALRDFEAQVLERAAARGLRRHLRPAPPGQLEALLEPYLAGRLGPGERQRLARLCAELCRRCAPTAAARPQALRLLGRRFPELHAAVPGLPLASSRVLPGIVLRRDFAAYCPADGELRALLVTEPLRPALTAPGVEFVVDSEGQYQASLRWITRRTEALMKRLQSNNVKLLLSSAKQEEVVIYYAKLYGVSVVECLSSEEMALISEITGVSPYASFGDNMDREITETAVVTFCLPLLLISKRCVHIGFSSVYAFQPHCLILCGPVNGVNEQHAAALQEAFTMLQQVFKTVDQREEWKAEGESQSEAPDVCTWHFSATQKQLVTENTCNSNQVSECQLKALSDETETKILDPDKSDLLVHNQKNHSTAVLVAHNTDVVTVCECLHVGKGLEKTCCHIVPFKQEESCVGIAQDYSSSLIEARPVLPVGGYFEILLHYYIQDYAKQCQQSEVTVVSNVVADALLSIPKALYRRAERDGFTKFYLEAINSLRKNQPLPVNNEGLESVYCKYQLVISVLHCVAELLSVDLIIGIRRPLQRIEDCDSENDF from the exons ATGGCGGCGGCCGGGCTGGAGCCGCTGTGCCAGGAGGCGGCGGCGCTGGCGGGCGCGGTGCGCGGCGCGctggggccgcggggcgggcgggcgctgcTGCTGCGGCCCTCGGGTGAGGCGGTGCCGACGCGGGACGGGCGGCGGCTGCTGGAGGCGCTGAGCCTGGAGCCGCCCGCGGCCAG GGTGATGGCGGCCCGCGCCTGCAGCCACCGCGCCGCGACGGGGGACGGCGCCAAGAGCTTCGTGGTGCTGCTGGCGGCCGtgctgggcgggctgcgggcggcggggggcggcgccgggctgcggcgggcgctgcgggaCTTCGAGGCGCAAGTGCTggagcgggcggcggcgcgggggctGCGGCGGCACCTGCGGCCGGCGCCGCCCGGGCAGCTGGAGGCGCTGCTGGAGCCGTACCTGGCCGGCCGGCTGGGCCCCGGCGAGCGGCAGCGCCTGGCGCGGCTCTGCGCCGAGCTGTGCCGCCGCTGCGCCCCgaccgccgccgcccgcccgcagGCGCTGCGGCTCCTCGGCCGGCGGTTCCCGGAGCTGCACGCCGCCGTGCCCGGCCTGCCCCTGGCGAGCTCCAGGGTCCTGCCCGGCATCGTCCTCCGCAGGGACTTCGCTGCTTACTGCCCGGCGGACGGGGAGCTGCGGGCCCTGCTCGTCACCGAGCCGCTGCGGCCCGCCCTGACGGCCCCCGGCGTCGAGTTTGTTGTAGACTCTGAGGGTCAGTATCAGGCTTCCCTGCGCTGGATCACTAGGAGGACAGAAGCCTTAATGAAACGCTTGCAGAGCAACAACGTTAAGCTTTTACTGTCGAGTGCGAAGCAAGAAGAAGTAGTTATCTACTATGCCAAATTATATGGTGTGTCTGTGGTAGAGTGCTTATCGTCGGAAGAAATGGCCCTTATCAGTGAAATCACCGGCGTCTCCCCTTACGCATCTTTCGGTGATAACATGGACAGAGAAATTACCGAAACTGCTGTGGTAACGTTTTGCCTGCCCTTGCTGCTTATCTCCAAGAGATGTGTCCACATTGGCTTCAGCAGTGTGTACGCCTTCCAGCCCCATTGCCTGATCCTTTGTGGGCCGGTCAATGGCGTTAATGAGCAGCATGCTGCTGCTTTACAGGAGGCGTTCACAATGCTGCAGCAGGTGTTTAAAACAGTTGATCAGAGAGAGGAATGGAAAGCGGAAGGTGAAAGCCAGAGTGAAGCCCCAGATGTTTGCACTTGGCATTTTTCAGCAACTCAGAAACAACTGGTAACAGAAAATACTTGTAATAGTAACCAGGTTTCTGAATGTCAGCTGAAAGCACTTAGTGATGAAACAGAGACAAAAATTTTAGACCCTGATAAAAGTGATCTGCTGGTCCACAATCAAAagaaccacagcactgctgtgctAGTCGCACATAACACCGATGTAGTCACTGTGTGTGAGTGCCTGCATGTTGGCAAAGGTCTAGAAAAAACATGTTGCCATATCGTTCCATTTAAACAGGAGGAGAGTTGTGTCGGTATTGCACAGGATTACTCCAGCTCCCTCATAGAAGCGAGACCAGTTTTGCCAGTAGGAGGTTACTTTGAAATCCTGTTACATTATTATATTCAGGACTATGCAAAACAGTGTCAGCAGTCAGAGGTAACTGTTGTATCTAACGTGGTTGCTGATGCTTTGCTAAGTATTCCCAAGGCCTTGTACAGGAGGGCAGAACGAGATGGCTTTACCAAATTCTATCTTGAAGCCATTAATTCACTCAGAAAAAATCAGCCACTGCCTGTAAATAATGAAGGCTTAGAGTCAGTGTATTGCAAATACCAGTTAGTCATTTCAGTTCTTCACTGTGTTGCAGAGCTTCTCTCTGTAGACTTAATAATTGGTATTAGGCGGCCACTCCAAAGAATTGAGGATTGTGACTCAGAAAATGACTTTTGA